One window of the Acaryochloris sp. CCMEE 5410 genome contains the following:
- a CDS encoding ISAs1 family transposase translates to MSHLIDTLKQVPDFRSAHGRTHPLWLLLLLMVMGMLAGYQGYRPLETFTSDYRQPLSELLGLESLEVPSHCTFRRVMKGLDFQALSHQFEAWMLSKAQTHSPDNYAASIDGKRIRQGLTDAKGKQRFVGLVSLFAVEAGITLKLEALTQEDNSEIKVVQALLETLQLDGLLITMDALHAQKTLEKIVASGNDYLVAVKSNQGRLYDHLQTYFECLKPMAEHIHSAQSRGRDEHRCIQVYEPVGIALQEWTAIRSVLCVQRWGTRKGKEYHNTAYYISSAATSPHHWQSLVREHWGIENRLHWPKDVVFGEDDYRLEDEQALLNWSVLRTIGINILRLNDYQSLKTAMTKLANRVDIIFSLLT, encoded by the coding sequence ATGAGCCATCTAATTGATACTTTGAAGCAAGTCCCGGATTTCCGCAGTGCCCATGGCCGTACTCATCCGTTATGGCTTCTGTTGCTGTTGATGGTGATGGGTATGCTTGCTGGATACCAGGGATATCGCCCCTTAGAAACCTTTACGAGCGATTATCGCCAGCCTTTAAGTGAGCTATTGGGACTTGAGAGCCTTGAAGTTCCGTCTCACTGTACCTTTCGTCGAGTGATGAAGGGGCTTGACTTCCAAGCGTTGAGCCACCAATTTGAAGCATGGATGCTCTCGAAAGCCCAGACTCACTCTCCCGATAATTATGCAGCCTCCATTGATGGCAAACGGATTCGTCAGGGGCTGACAGATGCCAAGGGGAAGCAGCGTTTTGTGGGCTTGGTGAGTTTATTTGCGGTGGAAGCAGGCATCACCCTCAAGCTCGAAGCCCTCACTCAGGAGGATAATAGCGAAATCAAAGTCGTGCAGGCACTGTTGGAAACCCTTCAACTCGATGGCTTACTGATTACCATGGATGCCTTACACGCCCAAAAAACACTTGAGAAGATTGTGGCCTCGGGTAATGACTATCTCGTGGCGGTCAAATCCAACCAGGGAAGACTTTACGACCACCTCCAGACTTACTTTGAGTGTCTTAAACCCATGGCTGAGCACATCCACTCCGCCCAAAGTAGAGGACGAGATGAACATCGGTGTATACAGGTTTATGAGCCTGTCGGCATAGCCCTACAAGAATGGACAGCAATTCGCTCTGTACTTTGTGTCCAACGATGGGGTACTCGCAAAGGAAAGGAGTATCACAATACGGCCTATTACATCAGTTCAGCTGCCACCTCACCCCATCATTGGCAATCTCTGGTCCGAGAACATTGGGGCATTGAAAATCGGTTGCATTGGCCGAAGGATGTTGTTTTTGGCGAAGATGATTATCGACTCGAAGATGAACAAGCACTGCTCAATTGGTCAGTGCTTAGAACTATTGGGATTAATATCCTGCGGCTAAACGACTATCAATCCCTCAAAACCGCGATGACTAAGCTTGCTAATCGGGTCGATATTATTTTTTCGCTGCTAACTTAA
- a CDS encoding DDE-type integrase/transposase/recombinase has product MQEICPRAKKAAQELSLSDRSLRRLIHQFREQGIEGIIRQSRSDQGQLKVSEDWHQFIVQTYRKGNRGMRHTAPAQIANLVQSRAAKLGQSEYPSRATVYRILEPEVKSRSLKKKRRAIGWNGETLKLTTRKGIELNIEYSNQVWQCDHTPADILVVDQQGDILGRPTLTTIVDTYSRCIMGIHLGLSYPSAAVTCLALRHAILPKQYGAEYELMNLWGTYGVPQYLYTDGGSDFTSHHIDQVAASLGIVLCLRRKPSDGGIVERPFGTLNSEFSQPFPATPLIASRTTANGLKVKPV; this is encoded by the coding sequence GTGCAAGAGATATGTCCAAGAGCGAAAAAGGCCGCTCAAGAGTTAAGCCTCAGTGATCGTAGTCTGCGTCGCCTGATACACCAATTCCGTGAGCAAGGTATAGAAGGAATCATTCGTCAGTCTCGTTCAGATCAAGGGCAACTCAAAGTGAGTGAAGATTGGCATCAGTTTATTGTGCAAACCTACCGTAAAGGAAACCGTGGGATGCGTCATACAGCTCCTGCTCAAATTGCTAATCTTGTGCAAAGTAGGGCTGCAAAACTCGGTCAGTCGGAATATCCCAGTCGAGCTACTGTCTACCGTATTCTAGAGCCAGAAGTGAAGTCACGATCGCTCAAGAAGAAACGTCGAGCGATTGGTTGGAATGGAGAAACCTTAAAGCTCACCACTCGTAAAGGGATAGAGCTGAACATCGAATATAGCAATCAGGTGTGGCAATGCGACCATACCCCTGCCGACATCCTAGTTGTGGATCAGCAAGGTGATATCCTGGGTCGTCCCACCCTGACTACCATTGTTGATACCTATTCCCGGTGCATCATGGGCATTCACTTAGGTCTGTCCTACCCTAGTGCCGCCGTCACCTGCTTGGCCCTGCGCCACGCCATCTTACCCAAGCAGTACGGAGCTGAGTATGAGCTAATGAACCTCTGGGGCACCTATGGCGTCCCCCAATACCTCTATACCGATGGCGGCAGTGACTTTACGTCCCATCATATTGATCAAGTCGCTGCCAGCTTAGGCATCGTTTTATGTTTACGTCGGAAACCCTCAGATGGCGGGATCGTTGAGCGGCCTTTTGGCACCTTAAATAGTGAGTTTTCTCAACCCTTCCCGGCTACACCACTAATTGCCTCAAGAACCACCGCAAACGGGCTGAAAGTGAAGCCCGTCTGA
- a CDS encoding formylglycine-generating enzyme family protein codes for MYRLPTEAEWEYACRARTATPFHFGATLSAQYSNYYAKETYGPGEIGEFREKTTPIDYFQIGNAFGLIDMHGNVGEWCLDHWHENYDKAPTDGSAWLTNDEKANRILRGGSWISYPRGCRSAARDHFDPDRTINYFGFRIVLASR; via the coding sequence ATCTATCGCTTACCCACAGAAGCAGAATGGGAATATGCCTGTCGAGCAAGAACAGCAACCCCTTTCCACTTTGGTGCCACCCTCTCTGCCCAGTACTCTAACTACTATGCCAAAGAAACATACGGCCCTGGAGAAATTGGGGAATTCAGGGAGAAAACAACACCTATTGATTACTTTCAGATTGGTAACGCCTTTGGTCTAATCGATATGCATGGCAATGTTGGGGAATGGTGTCTAGACCATTGGCATGAGAACTACGACAAGGCTCCAACGGATGGTAGTGCTTGGTTGACGAATGACGAGAAAGCAAATCGTATCCTACGCGGTGGGTCTTGGATCAGCTATCCGAGGGGCTGTCGGTCTGCCGCGCGCGACCACTTCGATCCCGACCGCACGATCAACTACTTCGGTTTTCGTATTGTTCTCGCGTCCCGATGA
- a CDS encoding Mu transposase C-terminal domain-containing protein, which yields MRYIVDRYNQLPDPRLGKQSRLARWEEGRIAQPPLIEERDLDLLLMRQDRRRVYRGGYIRFSNLIYRGEYLAGYAGQQVVLRYDPRDITSLLIYRQEGPRDVFLTRARAQNLETERLSLSEAKAISRRLRQASEEVTNKSVLAEVRDRTQFIDNLLEQPFPMPEEQPDLLPQPSTENEEEAPDEPVVTQPLPKIQVYDYDTLRREHGL from the coding sequence GTGCGCTACATCGTGGATCGGTATAACCAACTCCCAGATCCGCGTCTAGGTAAACAAAGTCGTTTAGCCCGTTGGGAAGAAGGCCGTATTGCCCAACCCCCGTTGATTGAAGAGCGAGACTTAGACCTTCTCTTGATGCGTCAGGATCGTCGCCGAGTCTATCGAGGTGGGTATATTCGCTTCTCCAACCTTATTTATCGAGGTGAATATCTAGCAGGCTATGCCGGACAACAAGTCGTTCTTCGTTATGACCCGCGTGATATCACCAGCTTGCTGATTTATCGGCAAGAAGGCCCCAGAGACGTTTTTCTGACCCGAGCCCGCGCTCAAAACTTAGAAACGGAGCGTCTGTCTTTATCCGAAGCGAAAGCTATCAGTCGTCGTCTGCGCCAAGCCTCAGAAGAAGTCACCAATAAATCCGTCTTAGCTGAGGTACGAGATCGCACCCAGTTTATCGACAACTTGCTAGAGCAACCTTTCCCCATGCCTGAAGAGCAACCTGACCTGCTCCCTCAACCATCGACCGAAAATGAAGAGGAAGCGCCTGATGAACCCGTTGTTACCCAGCCATTGCCTAAGATTCAGGTGTATGACTACGACACACTACGTCGGGAACATGGCCTCTAA
- a CDS encoding TniQ family protein, which translates to MPPSIASLQPWMFQVQPYPDESFGHFLGRFRRANCLSSGHLSTMLRLRSYMVAYWETPSRRRIPNAAALNILSDLTGVEVARLCLMLFSEETQLYFQTRLCALCYAEIPSHQLTWQMAEISHCDRHQRQLLSACPRCGNAFQLPVHWQVGECEYCHLPFAEMASDQLPVAAKSP; encoded by the coding sequence ATGCCCCCATCGATTGCCTCATTACAACCTTGGATGTTTCAGGTTCAACCCTATCCAGACGAAAGCTTTGGACATTTTTTGGGCCGCTTTCGTCGAGCCAATTGTCTGAGTAGTGGTCACCTGTCTACCATGCTGAGACTTAGATCCTATATGGTTGCCTATTGGGAAACGCCTTCTCGTCGTCGAATACCGAATGCTGCTGCGCTCAATATCCTGTCTGATTTGACGGGGGTGGAAGTAGCTCGGCTGTGCCTAATGCTGTTTTCAGAGGAGACCCAGCTTTATTTTCAGACCCGCCTTTGTGCGCTATGTTATGCCGAAATTCCATCCCATCAATTGACTTGGCAAATGGCTGAAATATCGCATTGCGATCGTCATCAACGTCAACTGTTGTCTGCTTGTCCCCGATGTGGGAACGCTTTCCAATTGCCAGTGCATTGGCAGGTTGGTGAGTGTGAATACTGTCATTTACCGTTTGCAGAAATGGCTTCTGATCAGCTACCGGTAGCGGCAAAATCGCCTTGA